GGCATTTTTCTGGAATTATTTTGGAAAGCAGAAAGCCGAATATTTGACAGCCAAAACTGCCACAGAATGCAAACACTTTGATAAAATTGACACTACTCCCTTCAAACGACTCTAAACAACATTGTCCATATTGGATTCTTGCAGGTGTGTTTtcgaaaattattatttatataatttttttggggggagatATACTTCATTATTTTTAAGTTGTAGAAGATTGTGTGTATTTACAAGCGTACGCGtatttactataaatggacttagtcaAGTATCTATACATACTCATGGTGATTGTTGTGTGAACTTGTTACACCACGGAAAACTAAATTCTCTGGAACTGTTGTCGTAAACGTAGCATCAAAAGGGTTTGGATTGGTGTAGTAGCATTCAGAAAGATCCATTTCTACAAATGAAAGAACTTTTTCTAACTTGACTGGTGctcaatgaatatttaaaatcaaattgacaaCACTTTTGCAAAGTATGTCGTCGATGTTatgcatattatatatttgatatcgGTTTGCTTTTGCAATCGTCCAAAATGTTTATGAGATGTGCGTACTATTTACTCAATTATTTACTACTGATTCAATTCAATTTTCTAACAAACCTTCTTAACAATTAAACAATACCTTGGATTTCGCAACAATGGAATTTGAATTTTCTGTCTTCATGACCATTGTCATGGTAACTCTGTATGCCTGTGATAAATCCATGATTGGCACACTGGTAACTGAAAAACTGGTCGAAGTCGTTGGCGTacgctgtaaaaaaaaaatataattgttaagGTGTTTCAATGCAAATATTCAgcttaatcaattttaaactaATTTCTTGTCTTAAAAAACTTTTGTAAGATACCGAGCTAATAATGTTGTAAGCATTTTGTGAGTTTCGTCTTCTAACACTCATCGGGAGTGCTCCAAAAGAAAAGTCAAAATCAAGTAAGACGTCAAAAGTGCAATAAGTACCCACAATAAAGTAATGTATTTCTTTGAATGTCGAACAGTTCaacgattattttttaaaagttgaaacAGTCACTATACCGTGTGTGTACTCATTTGAAtctatatatcatatttgtatatgaaatgaCCTCTTCCGAtcatttacttaatattttctGATGTTACGCAAACTGCagctacatatatattataactcCTGACGTATTGAcgtattttatagttttttgcgACTACACTGTAAAAGGTAAATTACACGAGTTCTTACAAATATTGCCCCATAACCATGTACTATTTTctttcacaattttaaacatattattcTTAATCCGacgtcttcaatgtaacgaccGATTGCCAGGTACTTTTtctgagatatttttttcttcaaactgAAGTTAAAACTTACAAGACCAATGACACAAAGTGTGCTGTTTTATTTCCGTTACTCGACACTGGAATGCAAATATACGGTCCTCGTGATGATTGTCGTGTTCACTGTGTATTTCAGAGATAGCTGTTCCGGCTGGACATACAAATTCAAATGGTTTGTCGTACGTATTTGCCCAGTTATAACCATTGGCTGAATGCAGcgtaaatattataataaaaagaggAATCAGTATTTCCATTTTACTTCTCAGTGTCATTCTGTAATAGAAACACACAATAAGATGAGTTTTCCTCTTACATATTTACGATCTAGACGATAAGAATatcaaactagaggctcttaagagcatgtgtcgctcaccttagtATATGTGCGTATTAatcaaaggacacagatggattcatgacaaaattgtgttttgatgaggGTGATGTGtttatagatcttactttactgaacattcttactgcttacaattatttctatctatgaTAAACTTAGCCCAgtagttacagaggaaaatattttgtaaaaatgtacaaaaattaacaaagattatgattattttttttaaattgactaaaaagggcaTTTActtcttaaggggtcaattgactattttggtcatgttgagttatttgtaggtcttacttttctgtacattattgctgtttaaagtttatctatctacaataatattcaccataataaccaaaaactgcaaaattttcttaaaattaccaattcaggggtagcAATACAACAATGGGTTGCCTGATTGGTCTGGCAATTTCAGGGCAGAAAGACCATGacataatgaacattttttttcgttaGATTTTCCGAAAATTCCCGGTTTCAAGcgatatgaataaaaaaactgCATCTTACCCTATGTActatgtttagccatgacgAAAATCTTAGTTTTCGAGTGGGTCATCGGACAGATTCTTTTAagctagataccctaatgatggtAGTGGAAAAGTTTGTCTCAGTAGTGTAAGACGAGTAGATTTTTTATGAAAGATAACCCAAttctacgattttttttttaaatgactaaaaaggcaataactcctgaaaCAGTCAACTGACCACTTTGGTCATTCTTACTTATTTTATAGGTAtcactgaacattattgctgtttacagtcatctctatttaaaataatactcaatataataaccaaaaaccaacaacatttgcttgaaattaccaattaaggggcagcaaccctaccacaggttgtccgattcatctgaaaatttcatggcagatagatcttgacctgaaaacctttttttttatgttatatttgtccTTATTATAAAtactttggtttcagagatataagccaaatcTACATTTTgtccctttgttctatttttagccatggctgccACCTTGGTTTGTTagccgggtcatcggacacatgtttaaactagataccccaatgctgattgtggcaaagtttgttttaatttggaccagtagtttcagaggagaatatttttgtaaacgttaacgacgacagacggaGGACGACGGACTCCAAGAGtggagaaaagctcacttggcccttcaaGCCAGATGATCTACAAACTGCATGAATAAGTGTTTCTAATTGCTGTTTACTTTGATTTGAGATAATTTATTCAACCtttcaaaaacaatgaaataaatatataaagcacagccattttttttattacagtttaATGACATCTCACCAATCTGATTGTATACCTACCATGTGCTTTGTGTATGATACATTAGcgtttaaaatcaataaaaaggaAGAAAGCCAGTATCGGAGCAGATGTTACTTCTACTTtaggataaaaaaatatattttgtatgtatgttaCTTAGTCTAAGATATCAGATTTACAATGTTAATAAATctttattatcttatttttgtgtttcatttCATTAATCGTTTGGCCTTTTATGATGCTATCAGTTGTCAGGCTCATCGTTTTCCCCACTGATATACCTTTCAACATATCATTCTGATTTTGTATGTAAACACGCATCAAGTAGTTTATAATGGAGAAGACTGAAGGTTGATTTTCCTATTCCCGATTGCGTAAATTTTGATTGagtcttttttcttatttcaaattgaGCATGCATAACAGGTGATGAATATTCTGtgtatgttttacaaaataattactATTTTAAACATATGTAATCCATTGTGATATCTGATTTACCTGGATTAATATAAATACCAAAATAAAGCATCTTTTTCATTGGATATGAATAATAGGTACCAGTAATAAGTTTTAAAGTAAGTAAGAAAATAAGTAACTGTTTTTcgcaaaatattatattataataatagagtgaaatataaaatcaataataaaaaagccGATCATTTAGGTGTATATGtcactttttatttacaaattgtgCTTTCTCTTACTGAAAGCTTGCAATAGGTAATTAGCAGTTTTTCTCGGGTGTTGATCACATAGTGAAATTCAAACGGTTCATATTTTGATAGTATACTTAAAGTGTCTACTTTTGAGAGATGTTGAAGTCATAAATTGATGTAAAAGTAACagtttaagaagaaaaaaaaatagttttccaCGCAGTTTTCATTACACACTGTACATAAAcggtaaaatattaaatattacaaGTATATTAAGGCATgctaaaatatatgtaaatatcaaTACGGAAAGCTAAGTCACAGGAACCAAGTGATGGTAAGAACTCATTCTATGTTCTTCATTAAATGATGTCCTCTAGGGGAAACGTCCTAAACTATCGTATCATATAACTTGTCCAGGCAAGTCTATCGGCTCTTGACCAACCACCGTTCTGTTCTAGGATAGTGAAGGTAAGGTTTTAGAGATCAGATTGGGGAAGTCAAATTTGCACTTGCAGTCACTTCGATGGCCAtttattcattcgtttgttGAATGTCTGCTTTGCCTCGCTAACATTTCCGAGCTTTTCATATATGTTGTATCATTAACCTGACAACATAGAAGTTGTGATTTCACACTCTCTCATGGATGGTGGATTCTGAGTGACTTGCGTTATCAGTTTTCGAAGGTCGGTGAATCTCTCTGGAGTCTCAAGCTTCCGCCACCAAACATATGGTCGCCACGTAACAATCAAATGTACAAACAATGGTGTTAAACACTAAATAACATATCCAACAGTATCatcaatgaacaaaaataaattttcatctATGTGATTAATTAAACAGTACTCACGTTACTCTGTCGATACAAGATAAAGTacaatttctgaaaaaatatctttttatcaaattattatgtTATTATCTTGAAGTGAACTTCCTGACAAAGTCACGATTGAAAGGGCAAAGTTTATCGTGATATTGTTTATCTTGTTTATCTTTAATAAACTTTTaacaacacaaatatttaaaagtgatTTTAGTGCATAAAGGTGAGACATTTTCAGTGGGTTTTGATTTGCATGACGTATGGTCCATGCATAACAGAAGAAGCATTTGATGTTGACGCACCCGGTTTAACTCCGAGCCGTTTGGAAATAATACGTATCCCGCTTTTTGATATCTTAATTAATATGGTAGAATTGGTTTCTCCTTTATGGATCACAGTATTTTAGTATTGCCTCTTGTTGTATCGAGTTATAGTTTAATCTTTAATATTGATTGACAAAAAGTATTTTATGCGAAAGCTAGCTAGAGGTCTAAATGTTCGATATGGTGTTTTTCCGActtagtcggtatagtttcggtttgtgccttttgaacttaaggacgcttaactatggcaacagaatacgcatgctcgaaaatcctttctgtgattggacaaaatgctgtcatggtgggtgattttgttgtgtttgaaaaaacgtcccgaaaattatatcgtgatggaaagcaagtgaaaaactatgagtatttgaactagatcttacaaaagATTTATcctccaatagctctttgcatctatgacagctgtttattcgtgacaattatataatttttaatgtaaactttgttgtacgaacgtacatgacttttagaacgcacttcgcatgtgagatttccgtgggattttggtgaatgtaaacagaaagatactacttatactaccaatagtttctagccttgttaaccatgaattaagtttaatgtaacagttgtaaatgtatatttgtttcttgttatttgcactttattttttgacaaataaaatgtttaggtgccatcacaatattcttatatattaatgCCTTAATATGACCAGACTAAgtaaagaatttcttgtagttacattcagatggagattttattaaaaatgtcctgcatcattaagtcattgtgcttctgaaggttatcgaaatgatagttttaaacatatacttaaatttaaatacgtcggatatcttttttaaagatagttcttgttttctataaaatttgtaaaatacttaGTAGTCAAtgttgtgacttggatggagagttggctcatttgcactcataccatatcttccttTATATATGAAAGACCTGAACCTATGATCTAAGAAAACGTGATGGTGTCAACTGTCCAATTGTCAACCTCAAATATCTCAGCAGTAATAATTTCCTCTACACCACCGCATGATTACTGCATTTCGTAGTTTAAAAGTTGACTTTTTGTCGTATCTCTCTCTTCAGACTTCATTTACATGGgcttgttgaatttttttttttgaaagttttagaTACCAGTATATGCGTCTACTTATTGTTATCCTACTTTGATTTGACCACAAGGACTTTGCTGGTGTGTTTGTATATGCGACCTTTTGCATGtctttggttcttataacgtgactctgtactttaaaagataccgtcagtatgatattgctctattttatgtcattatgatgTATTTCTgttatgaattacaaaatactcTAAACCACAAACgtaaaaattattcatttgcGTAGTGGAAtgaactatttgtggattcttataaattctatataacttttggactattttaaatctcggtctatttctgaaattaattcttacatgcttttaatttttaaactctGTATGCTAACTTTGCCTATGTGAAATATTGAAAGTGTTTGTATATACTGTAACATTAaacgacaaatatatgtgacgaataaaattttctgacgtcagacacgcgaatcaATGAATGCGGTTGTAAATAGATGTTTTtatgttctgttaaattgtttctttaaaaattgttacacgatgatgactgctgtatcaatatttttactttcatttatctattatgtctgtttagttcacgcatcattgtaaatataacgtaatttgatgagactgccatcaaagtgagaggtttacgttttgaaaccaggttttatccaccattttctacattcgaaaatgcctgttcatagtcagaaatatgacagttcttgtccattcgtttttgctgtgttttgttatttcattttaccatttgattatgACGACTTACTACTTTGATATTCATCAAACGATTTCCTTCagttgtattgttatatttatcaaaaacaagaaaagcCAAAACGTATTGAATTCAACCAACTTCTgacggtgtttttttttctaaattcattataatatttaaagttgacacatgatttttaaagatatttaactTTGATCTTAGAATTTGAgaattacaaaaaagta
This is a stretch of genomic DNA from Mytilus trossulus isolate FHL-02 chromosome 6, PNRI_Mtr1.1.1.hap1, whole genome shotgun sequence. It encodes these proteins:
- the LOC134723733 gene encoding hemagglutinin/amebocyte aggregation factor-like, with the protein product MEILIPLFIIIFTLHSANGYNWANTYDKPFEFVCPAGTAISEIHSEHDNHHEDRIFAFQCRVTEIKQHTLCHWSSYANDFDQFFSYQCANHGFITGIQSYHDNGHEDRKFKFHCCEIQEMDLSECYYTNPNPFDATFTTTVPENLVFRGVTSSHNNHHEDREFSWEVCRLKNRYE